GTTAGNNNNNNNNNNNNNNNNNNNNNNNNNNNNNNNNNNNNNNNNNNNNNNNNNNNNNNNNNNNNNNNNNNNNNNNNNNNNNNNNNNNNNNNNNNNNNNNNNNNNNNNNNNNNNNNNNNNNNNNNNNNNNNNNNNNNNNNNNNNNNNNNNNNNNNNNNNNNNNNNNNNNNNNNNNNNNNNNNNNNNNNNNNNNNNNNNNNNNNNNNNNNNNNNNNNNNNNNNNNNNNNNNNNNNNNNNNNNNNNNNNNNNNNNNNNNNNNNNNNNNNNNNNNNNNNNNNNNNNNNNCCCACcctcaaagtaaaaaagcaaaagagCCCTTTCTAGCCtccatcaagggaaaacctttcatatctgtgcacatgatgcaaggagagTCTAGTTGGGGCAGAACATTGACTTCAATTCAGTCCATGTCTTGTTAGGAATGTTCAGCTGAGCCCATTTCTTGTTTGAAAAGTTGAATGCTTATCTTCTGAAGGGTCTAAAATCTTAGGAATCATGTGCAACTAGTAGTTCTATATACTCAATTTAAACTTTGAGAATCAAGCAAGAAATAAATACCCTCTTCTGTTAGTGCAGAGATGCTGCTGCCGTAGCAGCCGAGTCAAATAGCAATGATTCGAAGCACTTCTTCTTCCATTACACTATTTTGGAAACCTAAGGACTAGATTGTATGGATATGGAAAATACAGGATTTCCGATCCTAGTGGGAAAAGGAGGGAAACGGATACTCAATTTAAAGTGAGTAAACAGAATTTCATACCCGATCTCATAGATCCCTACAGAATTCTGTGGAAAGCCGTATTCGATGAAAGTCGTATGTACGGCTTGGCGGGAATCTTTAGAAAGAGGATCTTTTGTCTGTTGCAACTGGAAACAAGAATACTCAGTTTCCTTATTAGTTGGCTTTACTCTTTAGATATATTATGTGTAGTTGTAAATAACTTTCGTTAGATTTGGACACTCttcatggatgggtcaagtcaaataATCACATAGAAGGGAGAGCATCTGTTAGAGCCTCTAGATCGAAGGTATGCCTGTGTCAGAGGGCTGATGAGGTATTGATGAGGACGCACTGTAGCCATCGCAGATCAGAAAGGTAACGGGGTAGTGGGGAATAGAGATTAGGGGAAGACTTCTTTATTGATAACTTGCATCAGTCACTGCAGCTACGGAGCCTTTATACAGGTGACTCAAGACCAGTGTCCTGGATGGATACAAACTTAAAGTGCTGTGGAACGTGACTGCTGCAGGTTCTGTTGAAAGGACTCTTAACTTAGGGAACAAAAGATTAATAGAACTCTTAGCCTATTCCAACTCAGGTGTGTCTGCTGTGGCCTGTGGGTTTCCTCCTCTGATATGGAATTCCCCACATAACACTCCGTAATGCCGGTTATCTACCAATTCATTGGTACACTGGCGCCCCCACTCCCACCCCTCCAAATCTCTGGGAACAGGCTACCTGTAGTAGAAAACAATGTTTTATAATGTATGGCTATTCTAATATAGAAACATGAAACAAACAGGGTATGATTCTTAATGTGTATGAGGCTGGCATCTGAAGACATACCTAAAATGTTGATGAATCATATTAGGTATTACAAAGATATTAGAGATTGAGGGTCACTCACAAGTGTACTCACTTACGGGTTAGACGGGTTAGCCGGTAAGTGAAACTAAAGAAGATCTTGCGTAGATAAAGGCTATGAACAACTCTTGTGGTGTTTTATGTTTTATCAGATCCGTGGAAACTCTAGCTGACACAAAGTACTCTGTATGCATAGGTGGTTGACGAGTCATTTTGCTGATGTCACAGGTTCTGCTTGAGTTGGCACGCAGCCGGAACAAGATCCCGCTACCCAAGTCTATTGCTCCACCTGGCTCGATTCCTCTGCCACCTGAGCAGGATACTTTGCTGACTGAAAACTACCAGCTTCTACCCGCACTGAAGCCACCAACTCAGACTGAAGAAGCAGAAGATGACAACGAGGGAGCTGACGCAATCCCTGGCAATCCCAGTCCAAACTATTCACAGGATCAGAGGGGCAACGAGCAACGTCAGCCTCAGAGCCAGAGCCAGAGGGTTTCTTTCCAACTGAACGCGGTGGCTGCCACGGCTGCAAAGCGCCCTCTAGTGACAATTGATCAGTTGAACATGGGCTAACTAACTGATGCTTGTGTAGCTTGCTGGGACCGCCCTTTCTGGCTAGTGCCCTCCTATTGCACCATGAAAAATGCTGATTGCTGAGGAAAGGGAGCAGCCTTGCAAGTAGTGTAAGTAGTAGCTGTGCACCTCTGTTTTATTAATTTCTGTGCATTATTGTCAACTTGTTGATTTTGTAGATCTTGTCGAACTTGAGCTGTCTCGTCGTTGTTTCTGAATGCTAAGTCGGTGTTTCTATTGTGACTGTGTTCCTATTATGCTTTTGGTGGCATGTGGCACATATTTGGTTGGTTAAAATGAGGACCAAACAAACTAAGTGTACAATATAGAAATAAATCTTTTTTTATCGATATAGAGATAAATCTGTAGTTCACTATTTTTCTCATTGTTTGCTTTTAATGCTAGGGCTAGTAGGATGTAGTGTTACCTTCTGTGCATGTCGCCTGAAGAACTATTgacaaataaaaacaaaaacaaaacagcccgtctagctcagttggtagagcgcaaggctcttaaccttgtggtcgtgggttcgagccccacggtgggcgaccACCTTTTTATTTTACTCTCCAGGAATCAATTTCCTTGTGCAATGCATGAATGAtgaagagagaattccttatttgacccTTTCTTAAAATTTGCTTCCTTATTTGACCCAAATAAAATTTTCTTTCCTATATGACATCTAAAGTAAATTTTGTTCCTTATCTGACACTTTCGTTCATTTTAGGCATTAACTGTGTTAAGTGTGAGATGAAAAGACCATTTTGCCCCTAATGCATTTTGCAAATATCATGATGTAGTAAAAAAAAGCAACCCAGTTCATCCATATTTTAGCGATGTTGGAAGGATGCTGCACATGTATGTGTATGCTTCAATATTTTGTTTCTTAGGTAAACTGATTTGTGCGTTTAAAAGCTGTATAAAACATCCGTAGAAATTATACTAGCATATCTATTATTTGTACTACAGAGTCGACGGCCGTCGATTAGCCAACGGCGCTGTAGCGGTCTTGGCCTTGGGCGTCCACCAGTCCACACACGGCGCCACGGGCGCGGCTGCTCATACGTGGTGCTATGAGTTGTGGACGGCGCCGGCATGGTCTGCAGGTGCACGGCAGCAGCGATTAAAGATGTGCGCGGCAGCAGCGATTAAAGACCTACACATCATACAACAGTACTTTGATAGATCAAAGTTACATTTTCCTCACATAGACGCTGAACAGATTACGTAAGGAAAAAAAAACTATTGGAGCATAGATATAGATGTGCATCATCCATTGAACATCCTAAAAACATGGGTGAACTGATTGCTTTTTTTACTACTTTTAGGATAGTTACACAATGCATTAGGGGCAAAATGGTCTTTTTGCCTCACATTTAACTTGGTTAGTGTCTAAAATGGACGGAAGTGTCATATAAGGAACAAAATTTACTTTAGGTGTCAAATATTTTGGGTCAAATAAGGAAGCAAGTTTTAAGAACGGGCCAAATAAAAAATTCTCTCAATGATGAATCAGCTTGTAATTTGTACGCAGGCACTTGCCTTTGCTCAGGCTGTGTTCCAATAGTTTCTTTTTTCGAAATAGTTCTTTGCATTACTCAATCAGGGAATACAAATCACGTTCCAGACCTGACACAAGCCACACAACAGTTCGAACTTAGGACCTACCAAAATTTGTCAAACCGTGACTAGAAAAATTCCAAGTACTGTGTATACAAGTAATACACAAGAACTACGGGAAGCTCTCCTTGATCTCTTTTTTTATCAACAaagcgtactccctccgtttctttttactccgcatataaaatTTGATCAAAATCAAACTACATAAAGCTTGACCAAATTTATatcaaaaaatatgaacatctacaatactaaaactatatagtacgataatacatttcatggtgcatctgataatattgatttcatattgtgaatgttgatattttttaatataaaattggtcaaactttataaagcttgactttgaccaaaccttatattatatgcagactaaaaagaaacggagggagtacttcgatCTCGTTCACACAAAAAAAAGCGTACTTCGATCTGTTGACATCTCTGCTTCTCACCATGTATTGACCTCTTCCAAACAGTCCGACTCCACATCAATAGGAAGGTTACTCCATTGCAAGGCCAGCACTAATCCTTCTCTGATTGCAAATTTTTTAGATTCAAACACATCATTGCATGGGTTTTCCTTTCCGATTCCCCGTGCCCCTTCGCTCCTGCCCTCGTGCGAACTCTCATCCAAGGATTCCTTGCCTCTCGCCGGCGCCACCGCCGGTCCGCTTTGTCTTCTATGGTCCTTGAACCATGTAGGCGCGGTGGATCCAAGCCCTTgctggcgggagggctccgtttttagatgcTTTTTTGAGTTTTATTAAGTTTTTTGCCATGCTCAAGAAGATGAGACGATGgcggcttcttgaagatggaataagatcCTACCCGTCTAGCCCCATCCTGGTGATGTTTCAAGCATCTTGGGAAGATATGTGGAGGTTTGTCTCCAATGGATCTCGTGGGATCCGGTCGACGTTTATCTTTGGTCGTTCTTACATAAGTCAACTACTTCGGGGATACCAGATCCCAACCAGACTATTGTTCTGCCTTGACTCTTGCAAAATTTGCTAAGCAATCGCTGACCCGATTCTGATCATGAGGAACATGTGATATTGACGTCATATGAAGAGACCTTAGATGCTTGATTTCTCCAACCAAAGAAGCAAAAAATGACCTATTCATGGCTTCACCCCTGACCAACTTCACTGCCAGCAGGGAATCCATCTCAATATGAATTGGCAGATCAGTACATTGGATAGCAAGTGAGAG
The Triticum dicoccoides isolate Atlit2015 ecotype Zavitan chromosome 3A, WEW_v2.0, whole genome shotgun sequence genome window above contains:
- the LOC119269781 gene encoding transcription initiation factor TFIID subunit 9-like, producing the protein MGLGEGEYEPRVVHQFLDLAYRYVGDVLGDAQVYADHAAKPQLDADDVRLAIQAKVNFSFSQPPPREVLLELARSRNKIPLPKSIAPPGSIPLPPEQDTLLTENYQLLPALKPPTQTEEAEDDNEGADAIPGNPSPNYSQDQRGNEQRQPQSQSQRVSFQLNAVAATAAKRPLVTIDQLNMG